A single genomic interval of Hafnia alvei harbors:
- a CDS encoding DEAD/DEAH family ATP-dependent RNA helicase — protein MAEFETSFADLGLAAPIIQALTDLGYEKPSPIQAECIPHLLNGRDVLGMAQTGSGKTAAFSLPLLHNIDPSLKAPQVLVLAPTRELAVQVSEAMADFAKHMNGVNVVALYGGQRYDVQLRALRQGPQIVVGTPGRLLDHLKRGTLNLSNLSGLVLDEADEMLRMGFIEDVETIMAQIPAQHQTALFSATMPEAIRRITRRFMKEPQEVRIQSSITTRPDISQSYWTVFGMRKNEALVRFLEAEDFDAAIIFVRTKNATLEVAEALERSGYSSAALNGDMNQALREQTLERLKDGRLDILIATDVAARGLDVDRISLVVNYDIPMDSESYVHRIGRTGRAGRAGRALLFVENRERRLLRNIERIMKLTIPEVEIPNAELLGQRRLAKFAAKVQQQLESSDLDKYRDLLTKLQPEDELDMETLAAALLKMAQGERPLILPPDPVMERRPRREFRDRDDRNERGGDRFARRGDREPREPREAREGAAPRRERREAGDMELYRIEVGRDDGVEVRHIVGAIANEGDISSRYIGNIKLFASHSTIELPKGMPGDLLSHFTRTRILNKPLNMQLMGDAPAREPRRERPAGDRGGRNFGGGREGGERRNFGGRDGAPRRDDRRGSSDRSAAPRGPRRDDAAQPPRRRTPSNDA, from the coding sequence ATGGCTGAGTTCGAAACTTCTTTTGCTGACCTAGGGTTAGCTGCACCAATTATCCAAGCCCTGACAGATCTGGGCTACGAAAAACCGTCTCCTATCCAGGCGGAATGTATTCCTCACCTTTTAAATGGCCGTGACGTTCTGGGTATGGCTCAGACTGGTTCCGGTAAAACAGCGGCGTTCTCTTTACCGCTGCTGCACAATATTGATCCAAGCCTGAAAGCACCACAGGTGCTGGTTCTGGCTCCAACTCGTGAGCTGGCAGTTCAGGTTTCTGAAGCGATGGCTGACTTCGCTAAACACATGAACGGCGTAAACGTTGTTGCTCTGTACGGTGGCCAACGCTACGACGTACAGCTGCGCGCTCTGCGTCAGGGACCACAAATTGTTGTGGGTACTCCTGGTCGTCTGCTTGACCACCTGAAACGTGGCACCCTGAACCTGTCTAACCTGAGCGGTTTGGTTCTGGATGAAGCTGATGAAATGCTGCGTATGGGCTTCATCGAAGACGTTGAAACCATCATGGCGCAGATCCCAGCACAGCACCAAACGGCGCTGTTCTCGGCAACCATGCCAGAAGCTATTCGTCGTATTACCCGTCGCTTCATGAAAGAGCCACAGGAAGTACGCATTCAGTCAAGCATCACTACACGTCCAGACATCAGCCAGAGCTACTGGACTGTGTTCGGTATGCGTAAAAACGAAGCGCTGGTTCGCTTCCTTGAAGCTGAAGATTTTGATGCTGCAATCATCTTCGTACGTACCAAAAATGCCACTCTGGAAGTTGCAGAAGCGTTGGAACGTAGCGGTTACAGCAGCGCTGCATTGAATGGCGATATGAATCAGGCTCTGCGTGAGCAGACTCTGGAGCGTCTGAAAGACGGTCGTTTGGATATCCTGATTGCAACTGACGTTGCTGCACGTGGTCTGGACGTTGACCGTATCAGTCTGGTTGTTAACTATGACATCCCTATGGACTCAGAGTCTTACGTTCACCGTATCGGCCGTACCGGTCGTGCTGGCCGTGCTGGTCGCGCATTGCTGTTCGTTGAGAACCGCGAACGTCGTCTGCTGCGCAACATTGAACGCATCATGAAGCTGACTATTCCAGAAGTTGAAATCCCGAATGCTGAATTGCTGGGTCAACGTCGTCTGGCTAAGTTTGCCGCTAAAGTTCAGCAGCAGCTGGAAAGCAGCGATCTGGACAAATACCGCGATCTGCTGACTAAACTGCAGCCGGAAGATGAGCTGGATATGGAAACTCTGGCCGCGGCATTGCTGAAAATGGCACAGGGCGAACGTCCACTGATCCTGCCACCAGATCCAGTTATGGAACGTCGTCCACGTCGCGAATTCCGTGACCGTGACGATCGCAACGAACGCGGCGGTGATCGTTTCGCTCGTCGTGGCGACCGTGAGCCACGTGAACCACGTGAAGCCCGCGAAGGCGCAGCCCCACGTCGTGAACGTCGTGAAGCTGGTGATATGGAACTGTACCGTATTGAAGTTGGCCGTGATGATGGTGTTGAAGTTCGTCATATCGTTGGCGCTATCGCTAACGAAGGTGATATCAGCAGCCGTTACATTGGTAACATCAAGCTGTTTGCTTCCCACTCAACTATCGAGCTGCCTAAAGGTATGCCAGGTGATCTGCTGTCTCATTTCACCCGTACCCGTATCCTCAACAAGCCGCTGAACATGCAGCTGATGGGTGATGCTCCGGCACGCGAACCACGTCGTGAGCGCCCAGCAGGCGATCGCGGTGGCCGCAACTTCGGTGGTGGTCGTGAAGGTGGTGAGCGTCGTAACTTCGGCGGACGCGATGGTGCACCTCGTCGTGATGACCGTCGCGGTAGCAGCGATCGTAGCGCAGCACCACGCGGCCCACGTCGTGATGATGCAGCACAGCCGCCACGCCGTCGTACTCCTAGCAACGACGCGTAA
- the yedE gene encoding selenium metabolism membrane protein YedE/FdhT, translating to MSWLNFKQQYLIKFWAPLPAVIAAGVLSTYYFGITGTFWAVTGEFTRWGGHVLQLFGAHPEQWGYFKVIGLDGSPLDRIDGMMVIGMFGGCFAAALWANNVKLRMPQHRIRIFQAVLGGMIAGFGARLAMGCNLAAFFTGIPQFSLHAWFFALATAVGSYFGARFTLLPMFRIPVKLQKVSAASPLTQKPAQAKRRFRLGMIIFFAVILWGGLTAMNAPKLGLAMLFGVGFGLLIERAQICFTSAFRDLWITGRTHMAKAIIIGMAVSAIGIFSYVQMGLPPKIMWAGPNAVLGGLLFGFGIVLAGGCETGWMYRAVEGQVHFWWVGFGNILGATILAYYWDDLAPSLATSYDKVNLLQTFGPLGGLLVTYLMLLAAFLLVVAWEKRFFRTKTQVNSAVKEIA from the coding sequence ATGTCTTGGCTAAACTTCAAACAGCAATACCTCATAAAATTTTGGGCACCGCTCCCTGCGGTTATTGCCGCAGGCGTTTTATCGACTTACTACTTTGGTATCACCGGTACGTTCTGGGCTGTGACGGGGGAGTTTACCCGCTGGGGCGGTCACGTATTACAGCTATTCGGTGCTCATCCCGAGCAATGGGGCTATTTTAAAGTGATTGGGCTTGATGGCTCACCGCTGGATCGCATTGATGGCATGATGGTTATCGGCATGTTCGGTGGCTGTTTCGCAGCCGCGCTGTGGGCTAATAACGTGAAACTACGTATGCCGCAGCATCGCATCCGTATCTTTCAGGCCGTACTCGGTGGAATGATTGCCGGTTTTGGCGCTCGTTTGGCAATGGGCTGTAACCTTGCGGCGTTCTTTACTGGAATTCCTCAGTTCTCTCTTCATGCATGGTTCTTTGCATTAGCAACGGCGGTGGGTTCCTATTTCGGTGCTCGTTTCACTTTGCTGCCGATGTTCCGTATTCCGGTTAAGCTGCAGAAAGTCAGTGCGGCGTCTCCGTTAACACAGAAACCAGCTCAGGCTAAGCGTCGTTTTCGTTTGGGCATGATCATTTTCTTTGCTGTGATCCTATGGGGCGGTTTAACCGCAATGAATGCGCCTAAGCTAGGTTTAGCCATGCTATTTGGCGTAGGCTTTGGCTTGTTGATTGAGCGTGCCCAAATCTGTTTTACCTCAGCATTCCGTGACTTGTGGATCACTGGCCGCACTCACATGGCCAAGGCCATCATCATTGGTATGGCGGTGAGCGCTATCGGTATTTTTAGCTATGTACAAATGGGTCTACCACCAAAAATTATGTGGGCAGGGCCAAATGCGGTACTGGGTGGCCTGCTGTTTGGCTTCGGTATTGTACTGGCTGGCGGCTGCGAAACCGGCTGGATGTATCGCGCCGTTGAAGGGCAAGTCCATTTCTGGTGGGTTGGTTTTGGTAACATTCTGGGCGCGACCATTTTGGCTTATTACTGGGACGATTTGGCGCCATCTTTAGCAACGTCATACGACAAAGTAAATCTGCTGCAAACCTTTGGCCCGCTGGGTGGATTGCTGGTGACTTACCTTATGCTGCTGGCGGCATTTTTGTTGGTTGTAGCGTGGGAAAAACGTTTCTTCCGCACTAAAACTCAGGTGAACAGCGCTGTTAAGGAGATCGCATGA
- the yedF gene encoding sulfurtransferase-like selenium metabolism protein YedF, with the protein MKHAEIIPDYRLDMVGEPCPYPAVATLEAMPNLKPGEILEVVSDCPQSINNIPLDAKNHGYTVLDIQQDGPTIRYLIQR; encoded by the coding sequence ATGAAACACGCAGAGATTATTCCAGACTACCGTTTAGATATGGTCGGTGAACCGTGTCCGTACCCTGCGGTCGCTACATTGGAAGCGATGCCCAATCTTAAACCGGGCGAGATTTTAGAAGTGGTGAGCGATTGCCCTCAGTCTATTAATAATATCCCGCTGGATGCCAAGAATCACGGTTACACCGTGCTCGACATCCAACAAGATGGTCCAACTATTCGCTATCTCATTCAGCGATAA